One window of Halichondria panicea chromosome 7, odHalPani1.1, whole genome shotgun sequence genomic DNA carries:
- the LOC135338043 gene encoding regulation of nuclear pre-mRNA domain-containing protein 2-like, whose translation MGMSSYSIQTLTEKLDRLSLSQDSIETLSLWMIHHKSKAKTSVDTWLEEFKKGDTERRLILLYLTNDVLQNGRRRGAEEFLTLFQDALRAAIPLVRGQKIQGNVYRMLKIWKERRVYDSIFMGELEMIIEPTKPQTQEAKPAEFKLSLLEDALTELGKFEAELKIKSSHLAHLRVDISHPLASLEQLKDKADGGRVSTEIDDASQKLQDLCECLGVEVNERINVLDMLKHTKAFSSHKFNEFKRTVQNYKDLGTRVNSFKDKLQQHLRDLERAQSTATSDPTADADITEAGDMEIESESDAEDLIEPPPVLPSSSIMTVGQASSHGVMGQTLMSVSSTPAQLHMMSSISSQPLMAVSAASAVQQPYTAPQNSNFYPSNVPNFSGPQIPTAANYPPRFRPPPMQRPPRMPPSRPPPYRHSVHLPPSPVPASTRIGVSIPPPSQVLERAPPILPPSKPDAKPMATTPYPMAMSAMALSSANSSPLVVVGDPVSYKKENSDEENSDTDAKTSIDERLENLQKSTKLFKMSTTNDNGSNSDDKTYNDDNELFTNFSENRNERYSPEEASPKLNMDNPILQALYSSPQPPPAAAHTSSNTGQSLTTMMEAGSKPPTSMDASQIKITPALTTLLDQLLPSLSKSLQMDRKRENNSSPDIPSSKIPRMNSDQAGPGAVHSKPAHDVPPWIRDQQYQQQHQPHFDQQQHHFDQKQHQYDQQQKQHYDDQQHYDDQQNYDQQHYDDFSPRFRPHYPSPRQRFDRPRFGMRMPSSRPRGAPRFRARPPHPPDGHRAGDGYQRPRQQSRGRYGPEFDRRSTYS comes from the exons atgggAATGTCTTCTTACTCGATTCAGACGTTGACAGAGAAGTTGGATAGGCTGTCCCTGTCCCAGGACAGCATAGAGACACTATCACTATGGATGATACATCACAAGAGCAAAGCAAAGACGTCTGTGGACACTTGGCTAGAGGAATTCAAAAAAG GAGATACGGAAAGACGGCTCATTTTGCTCTACCTGACCAACGATGTCCTTCAGAATGGCCGAAGGAGAGGTGCCGAAGAGTTTCTCACTCTGTTCCAAGACGCCCTTCGTGCAGCCATTCCCCTCGTCAG GGGTCAGAAAATCCAGGGAAATGTTTACCGGATGCTCAAGATATGGAAAGAACGCCGAGTGTACGATTCTATTTTCATGGGGGAGCTAGAGATGATCATTGAGCCGACCAAACCACAGACACAGGAGGCAAAGCCGGCAGAATTCAAG ttatcACTACTGGAGGATGCACTGACAGAGCTGGGAAAGTTCGAGGCAGAGCTAAAGATCAAGTCGTCTCACCTGGCACATCTTAGAGTGGACATCAGTCACCCTCTAGCCAGTCTCGAGCAACTCAAGG ACAAGGCCGATGGTGGCAGAGTATCCACTGAGATTGATGACGCGTCTCAAAAGCTGCAGGACTTGTGCGAGTGTCTTGGGGTGGAGGTCAACGAGAGAATTAATGTCCTAGATATGCTTAAACACACAAAGGCATTCTCATCTCATAAATTCAATGAATTCAAGAGAACTGTGCAG AACTACAAGGATCTGGGTACTCGAGTCAATTCATTCAAAGACAAACTACAGCAACACCTTCGAGATCTCGAGCGCGCCCAATCAACAGCCACCTCTGATCCAACAGCTGATGCCGATATCACCGAAGCCGGAGACATGGAAATAGAGTCAGAATCTGATGCTGAGGATCTGATTGAACCACCCCCTGTTCTCCCGTCATCATCCATTATGACCGTGGGGCAAGCATCGTCACACGGGGTGATGGGACAAACTTTAATGAGCGTTTCCTCAACACCTGCACAGCTGCACATGATGTCCTCTATTTCATCACAACCTCTAATGGCTGTATCTGCAGCCTCAGCAGTACAGCAGCCGTACACAGCTCCTCAGAACTCTAACTTTTATCCGTCTAATGTACCTAATTTCTCTGGGCCTCAAATTCCCACGGCTGCTAATTATCCTCCTCGTTTTCGCCCCCCACCGATGCAAAGACCCCCCAGGATGCCCCCCAGCAGACCACCCCCTTATCGGCATTCTGTACATCTACCGCCCTCTCCCGTTCCTGCATCCACAAGAATTGGTGTCTCAATCCCCCCGCCATCTCAAGTCCTGGAACGTGCTCCTCCTATATTACCGCCCTCCAAACCTGATGCCAAACCCATGGCAACCACCCCCTATCCCATGGCAATGTCAGCCATGGCTCTATCTTCGGCTAATAGCTCTCCACTAGTTGTTGTGGGTGACCCGGTATCTTACAAGAAAGAGAATAGCGACGAAGAGAACAGTGACACTGATGCTAAAACCAGTATCGATGAAAGATTAGAGAACTTACAAAAGTCCACTAAACTGTTTAAAATGTCAACCACGAATGACAATGGATCTAACTCTGATGACAAAACTTACAACGATGATAATGAACTTTTCACCAACTTTTCAGAAAACAGAAATGAACGCTATTCACCAGAAGAGGCCAGCCCTAAACTGAACATGGACAATCCTATTCTACAGGCCCTGTACTCGTCCCCTCAACCACCACCTGCTGCTGCTCACACCAGTAGCAACACTGGCCAGTCTCTAACCACCATGATGGAAGCTGGTAGCAAACCACCTACCTCTATGGACGCAAGTCAAATCAAGATCACTCCAGCTCTCACTACTCTACTCGATCAGCTCTTACCTTCGCTTTCCAAGTCCCTGCAAATGGACAGGAAGAGAGAAAACAATAGTAGCCCGGACATTCCCAGCAGTAAAATACCTCGAATGAACTCAGACCAAGCTGGCCCTGGTGCTGTGCACTCAAAGCCAGCACACGATGTGCCACCGTGGATTAGAGACCAACAATATCAGCAGCAGCATCAGCCTCACTTTGATCAACAACAGCATCACTTTGATCAAAAGCAACATCAGTATGATCAACAACAAAAGCAACACTATGATGATCAACAACACTATGATGATCAACAAAACTATGATCAACAACACTACGATGATTTCTCCCCACGATTTAGACCTCATTACCCCTCACCAAGACAAAGATTTGATAGACCAAGGTTTGGAATGAGAATGCCCTCGTCTCGGCCTAGAGGGGCCCCACGATTTCGTGCCAGACCACCTCATCCTCCCGATGGCCATAGAGCTGGAGACGGTTATCAAAGACCTCGACAACAATCAAGAGGCCGTTATGGACCTGAGTTTGACAGGCGATCAACTTACAGCTAG
- the LOC135338037 gene encoding chondroitin sulfate proteoglycan 4-like: MSVSYVKALALILLMSVCSIEALSTNSSRHSQASFYGATQSYHTPSSHSLHVCLAFTATHGTLLTAAVSAHDTLLTPEASAHGRSLQLVLGNSTLTMLLLDSQQRVDQAIPLSIHQSNQSWLELELSVSGDNFTLQVQETAISSTLIYSLNFTGELHLGGDPSSNTTSGNFVGCLSNVAINSQAVDFSASIDEGGYNQGCCVPPRRLPSGGLGVGTNSLWGEILIEAREAVVDKGTNITISDMNLPITIPSDLVSYDIGYWYHSDLVNRVVFDVIGQPSSGYFVRGNDEHISRFYYHELQSSDPLSQIMYRHGGVLGATDSAVLRASLECQDGGESPWSQEIILPFSIVKVNNKPYVLHQNTLSLAAGTRRPLTPHTITVVDEETTDPENIEYTVEQVECGGCVGTMGGQVVNHAGHKIMFFSQESINDGRIFFQHFALNDTDVTMRIVLRVQDSLIGNNHNTIYPKITVRTHPGQISFNPNLSECMFLDVGNTFILTSSYLNSTTDFQDQSPEIAYDVLVAPSNGRLEVYEANRWSLINESISSRKFLNTPSVIGYFTQKNIDDGHVRFVHTGEDGGIHTLKFRLRSSVYIQPSSNPNGYESVCFHTLDDFLLIQPEFVIDPRNVSVLEGDRTLINHNIISVALSEQEVLYAPVGLGVDIKIEQLQPIFVLESPPSVGEIQVRGVPIFSGGNFSLADFQSDVVYYQNNGNELEESSDSFNIRIEPTVSVPLIKQPRPSDVITMTIIVSPDNDNIPTYSLHSINVTEGSYVIITRGHILVEDADLPREELTISFRRPRSNRPDETPTGYFAFRNKFDERITKCSMSNILNAEVVFVHQLDPSVPLSYNQALKITDGGSILRPWPIIEVHAIPHTLTVIEPDSAHCLSLDLTSNRNQILNISDYEFTMRDPHGMDSNLVNMVNVSMGESLLYGQVVNGNQDSASQFTISDLRMGRIQYQYTSTELYRLRVETVELYFQYGHTLEGPYLYNICINPIQIPDYIQVQAATVSNDGLSVINSTHLWANDTRGDSGAAILYNITNPPAHGIIINEGIPSSIPIDFFTQADVDNMHIAYLRPLKSGRLPDNFTFQVCSRVGVCSEEKELILNIHFVNLTIVNPGISVIEGDNYTIRINDFSVTPPPGYSIVRFHPAMHPKYGVLVLHSQFAPSDPDIMPTRFDAEDIRIGNLMYQSNTSYEVLFDSFTVGIATYRLSNPKDVITITELINIRIIPVNDHVPSIIVNLPDELVVSKGGSIQITSVHLSADDKDSDVDNKDLIYTTIANTPFNSYMYLDSDPDLRINNWTEQNVRDGRLFLKASEFSEVPKDILLLRVDETLELAKLERGGANRQIVNIKIVDIIFTEVPGRVNFEVLEGGNATIDGQHLRYSANDYNVDSDEKILYEVTAPPSHGQLFLNGTILLYGGKFSQLQVVNRELWYSHDHSNTFNDSFKFKLSDHMGRERDKNFSFGITIEIIDDDSPEAVIFDPVLLVLRNEVLINENVIRITDNDTIEGKEVFDSDHDKIVCTVINATERGIIELNRAQGGWTLTKEFSKFDLEEDTVRYRSTSGTLSGVLQDSFIFSISDGTNTANTTYKVNIYLLPEIVELTVGTLAIEEDQNGALESLDFIVEHFYLSQAPGAFIITSPPTKGYLRNTVTEETAISNFTTSQLKRQSIVYIHYGGEDEGDEFTFFYRSDTMQGISRESDPHVFDIIITPHNDQRPILDPGRELTLQLWAGETKVLSEEYLNTTDKDTDSQGLRYTILKDTVDAYIAYSNDTAKAISTFTQQDVNEAKISFVHKQDPDGYIYYNVTDGEFVVSGNFSFESDPLILFCDVKPWTTVSVSRLGSVVLSFDNVNCVTNDQEPREIFYHILSELQYGEFLVNNERVMSFSKREVDNGVVSYRHTEEDRWEAIETVRLEIETDFDTTVRKDLSINIDLPQVEEGRPAINTGATVIEGNTICLSLSSLDARNVRYQAWKNAGNGRPDLNDTNIRFSLMQTPSHGSLVVNGSLVVNDKPISESYFSHSDLASGNVCYSHDNSETLSDSFGFSLTVVGFQQQYNVEDTFSITIISVNDVPPVLATIQPRMELVVGFVHTLTTHILEITDEDSSAEDIEIVIRSLPKDGVIFQILLKDVVLNVGENFTQANVNAGHVTLKGLSMGTFLFSFYFTDNIVPPTQPTPHQFNVSVVPHTLNIMGTKRVILQQNEQKVKITKEFLYSDTNGDNGATVYSIVTHPTVGIVYNQTTPHSKDIHRTDRFTQEDIDNERVWYIPNPDSREHSDSFVVTLSNKDEYVPNETVSVHVLVWGEVKSGTFVDFTDIESEYSFQLPEDIFTLTQPDIRQPIRQIDPPKYGHLELRFRDSKRAAGNEKNAFSFHYDDLHRGWVFYVWDYDQPLSASEMEDNVMKDNFTLLVEATGFRPGEAFIELSIVPPFIATPPPMIDSTRVSVIPDVSTPTTTELEPESGFPVFTLVPIIGVVLLLLLIIVIIIGFCLTQQKRIRKKLHLDIATPTHRPNEVLSISPSPTRHAHQFNFEPDSEDERSLSSGFSEDAELPPLRSPIRSPTHSHAFSYSQPYSVPSPTYTAHRPLPLMAHRPRVLSNVSITLSGRQSAMSEISVNESNHSYSRSLPRPPPLNIAMPVPVRPASQVAYSAVNAESGYSTRTHTNDNSRHQSRSSVLYEEGEELTGGEFPSALEDHVITVKGHITNDRDHVTTVCVPDEDMEVDEGQGVNELLDLNLNDPNVQQLFRSTHPVLKKQEYWF, encoded by the exons ATGTCGGTGTCCTACGTTAAGGCTTTGGCCCTTATTCTACTGATGTCTGTATGCTCCATTGAGGCATTATCAACCAATTCCAGTCGACACTCCCAAG CATCATTCTACGGAGCTACTCAGTcataccacaccccctcctcccACTCGCTACATGTCTGTCTTGCTTTCACAGCCACCCATGGCACTCTCCTCACAGCAGCAGTGTCCGCCCATGACACTCTCCTCACACCAGAAGCATCCGCCCACGGCCGCTCTCTTCAACTCGTACTCGGCAACAGCACTCTCACGATGCTTCTACTCGACTCCCAACAACGAGTGGACCAAGCGATACCTCTAAGCATCCATCAGTCAAATCAATCATGGCTAGAACTAGAATTATCGGTATCTGGAGACAATTTTACTCTGCAAGTACAAGAGACTGCAATTTCCTCAACTTTAATTTACTCCCTCAATTTTACCGGGGAATTACACTTGGGAGGAGATCCTTCCTCTAATACAACTTCCGGAAACTTTGTTGGCTGTCTATCAAATGTTGCAATCAATTCTCAAGCTGTTGATTTCTCCGCTTCTATTGATGAAGGGGGTTACAATCAGGGATGCTGTGTGCCCCCTCGACGATTGCCCTCCGGAGGTCTGGGGGTCGGGACTAACTCTCTTTGGGGGGAGATTTTGATCGAGGCAAGAGAAGCGGTTGTCGATAAAGGGACGAATATCACCATCTCTGATATGAATCTACCTATCACCATTCCCAGCGATTTAGTTAGCTACGATATCGGATATTGGTATCACAGTGATCTTGTGAACAGGGTTGTATTTGATGTGATTGGTCAACCGAGTAGTGGATACTTCGTAAGAGGGAACGATGAACACATCTCGAGGTTCTATTATCATGAACTCCAATCTTCGGATCCCCTGTCACAG ATTATGTATCGCCATGGTGGTGTACTGGGAGCTACTGACTCGGCAGTTTTGAGAGCATCTCTCGAATGTCAG GATGGTGGGGAAAGTCCCTGGTCTCAAGAGATTATTCTCCCCTTCTCAATCGTTAAAGTCAATAACAAGCCGTATGTGCTTCATCAAAACACTCTCTCGTTGGCAGCTGGCACCCGacgcccactcacaccacacaccatcaCCGTCGTGGACGAGGAAACAACAGACCCCGAGAATATTGAGTACACGGTTGAGCAGGTCGAGTGTGGCGGCTGTGTGGGCACGATGGGGGGCCAGGTGGTGAATCATGCTGGCCACAAAATCATGTTCTTCTCACAAGAATCGATCAATGATGGAAGAATCTTTTTTCAACACTTTGCA TTGAACGACACTGATGTCACTATGAGGATCGTGCTGCGTGTGCAAGACAGCCTAATAGGGAACAATCACAACACCATCTACCCCAAAATAACAGTACGCACACATCCCGGGCAAATCTCCTTCAATCCAAATCTTTCTGAGTGTATGTTTCTCGATGTGGGCAACACTTTCATCCTCACCTCATCATATCTGAACTCTACCACCGACTTTCAGGACCAATCTCCTGAGATCGCATACGATGTTCTCGTCGCCCCGAGCAACGGACGTTTGGAAGTGTACGAAGCCAACCGATGGTCCCTTATCAACGAGAGCATATCCTCTCGAAAATTTCTAAACACACCGTCTGTGATTGGCTACTTCACTCAGAAAAACATCGACGATGGACATGTTAGGTTTGTCCACACTGGGGAAGATGGAGGCATTCACACTCTCAAGTTTCGGTTGAGAAGTTCCGTATACATTCAGCCTAGTAGTAACCCAAACGGGTACGAAAGTGTGTGTTTTCACACTTTAGACGATTTCCTGTTGATTCAACCCGAATTCGTTATCGACCCTCGTAACGTGTCAGTTCTCGAGGGCGACCGCACACTCATCAACCATAATATTATCAGCGTGGCTCTGAGCGAACAGGAAGTGCTCTATGCTCCTGTCGGTTTAGGAGTGGACATAAAAATTGAACAACTACAGCCGATCTTTGTACTCGAGTCTCCACCCAGTGTCGGTGAAATACAAGTTCGTGGGGTACCGATTTTCTCTGGAGGAAATTTCTCTCTTGCTGATTTTCAATCCGATGTAGTTTATTATCAAAATAATGGTAACGAGCTCGAGGAGTCTAGTGACTCTTTTAACATTCGGATAGAACCAACCGTGAGTGTGCCTCTGATTAAACAACCACGCCCCTCTGATGTCATCACCATGACGATTATCGTGTCACCAGATAATGACAACATACCAACGTACAGTCTACACAGTATAAACGTGACTGAAGGCTCGTATGTGATTATAACAAGAGGGCATATCTTGGTAGAGGATGCTGACTTGCCCAGGGAAGAGCTAACCATTTCGTTCAGGAGGCCTCGCTCTAATAGACCTGAC gagacCCCCACTGGCTACTTTGCTTTTCGCAACAAATTCGACGAACGCATCACCAAGTGCTCAATGTCAAACATTTTGAATGCGGAGGTGGTGTTTGTACATCAATTGGACCCGTCAGTTCCTCTCTCATAcaaccaggccctcaagattACCGATGGTGGTTCGATCTTAAGACCCTGGCCG ATTATTGAGGTCCATGCCATCCCTCATACTCTGACTGTGATCGAACCTGACTCCGCCCATTGTCTCTCACTTGACCTAACGTCGAATCGAAACCAAATCCTCAACATCAGTGACTATGAATTTACGATGCGTGACCCTCATGGAATGGACTCTAACCTCGTTAACATGGTAAATGTGTCGATGGGGGAATCCCTTCTATACGGCCAGGTCGTCAATGGCAACCAGGATTCTGCGTCACAGTTCACCATCAGTGATCTACGTATGGGAAGAATACAATATCAGTACACATCTACGGAACTTTATCGTCTTCGAGTCGAAACAGTAGAACTTTATTTCCAGTACGGACATACTCTTGAGGGCCCATACCTATACAATATTTGCATCAATCCGATTCAAATTCCAGATTACATTCAAGTGCAAGCCGCTACCGTCTCAAACGATGGACTCTCAGTCATTAACTCCACCCATCTCTGGGCCAACGATACACGCGGTGACAGCGGGGCAGCTATTCTGTACAATATCACCAACCCTCCAGCACACGGTATCATCATCAACGAGGGTATTCCATCGAGCATTCCAATTGATTTCTTCACCCAAGCGGACGTAGATAACATGCATATCGCATATTTGAGACCTCTCAAATCGGGTCGATTGCCTGATAATTTCACCTTTCAAGTGTGCTCTCGAGTGGGTGTGTGCAGTGAGGAGAAAGAACTGATTCTCAACATCCACTTCGTTAATTTAACGATAGTCAATCCCGGCATAAGTGTAATTGAGGGAGACAATTATACAATCCGCATCAACGACTTTAGTGTGACCCCTCCCCCTGGTTACAGTATAGTTCGTTTCCACCCTGCCATGCACCCCAAGTATGGTGTGCTCGTATTGCACTCGCAATTTGCCCCATCAGATCCGGACATAATGCCGACGAGATTCGACGCGGAGGACATACGCATTGGGAACCTTATGTACCAGAGTAACACATCATACGAGGTTTTGTTCGATTCCTTCACTGTAGGAATAGCTACGTATCGTTTGTCAAACCCGAAAGATGTCATCACCATTACAGAACTAATCAACATTCGTATAATACCAGTCAACGATCATGTTCCGTCAATCATTGTAAATTTACCCGATGAGCTGGTCGTCTCAAAAGGTGGTTCGATCCAAATTACAAGCGTACATTTGAGTGCTGATGACAAGGATAGTGACGTCGACAACAAAGACTTGATCTACACTACGATTGCTAACACTCCTTtcaacagctacatgtatttggACTCTGACCCTGACTTGAGAATCAACAATTGGACAGAACAAAATGTTCGAGATGGTAGACTTTTCCTGAAAGCCTCTGAATTCAGCGAAGTACCCAAAGACATTCTCTTATTAAGAGTCGATGAAACTTTAGAGCTAGCCAAGTTGGAAAGGGGTGGTGCTAATAGACAAATCGTGAATATCAAAATTGTTGACATCATTTTTACTGAAGTGCCTGGACGTGTCAATTTCGAAGTTTTGGAAGGGGGGAATGCGACAATAGATGGTCAACATCTCCGCTACTCTGCCAACGATTATAATGTGGACAGCGATGAAAAGATACTGTATGAAGTCACAGCACCCCCTTCTCATGGACAGCTGTTTCTGAACGGAACTATACTACTATATGGTGGAAAGTTCAGTCAGCTACAAGTTGTAAACAGAGAACTGTGGTACTCACATGACCATAGCAACACATTTAATGACTCATTCAAATTCAAACTCAGTGATCACATGGGACGTGAGAGAGATAAAAACTTCTCGTTTGGCATCACCATAGAGATAATCGATGACGACTCTCCTGAGGCTGTTATATTTGACCCTGTGCTATTAGTTCTTAGAAACGAGGTACTTATAAACGAGAATGTTATCAGAATCACGGATAACGACACCATAGAAGGAAAAGAAGTCTTCGACTCCGATCATGATAAAATTGTCTGCACTGTGATCAATGCAACAGAACGAGGTATCATTGAATTGAATCGAGCTCAAGGAGGTTGGACCCTCACGAAAGAATTTTCGAAATTTGATCTAGAAGAAGATACTGTTCGCTACAGGAGCACATCGGGTACGCTATCAGGTGTTCTTCAAGATAGTTTCATTTTCAGTATCTCTGACGGGACTAACACTGCCAACACCACGTACAAAGTGAACATATACCTCCTTCCCGAAATTGTCGAGCTCACCGTAGGCACTCTGGCCATTGAAGAAGATCAAAATGGTGCTCTCGAGTCGCTAGATTTCATAGTCGAGCATTTTTACCTCAGCCAAGCCCCAGGTGCTTTTATCATCACATCTCCGCCTACCAAAGGCTATCTCAGGAATACCGTAACTGAGGAGACAGCAATTTCCAATTTTACCACTTCTCAGTTAAAAAGACAATCCATTGTGTATATTCATTACGGAGGAGAGGACGAGGGTGACGAATTTACGTTCTTCTACCGATCAGATACGATGCAAGGGATTAGCCGCGAGAGTGATCCACATGTATTTGATATCATTATCACTCCGCATAACGACCAAAGGCCGATACTAGACCCAGGCAGAGAGCTAACTTTGCAGTTATGGGCGGGAGAAACCAAAGTCCTGAGTGAGGAATACTTGAACACCACTGATAAGGACACAGACAGTCAAGGACTGAGGTACACTATCTTGAAAGATACGGTAGATGCGTACATAGCCTATTCTAACGATACTGCTAAGGCTATCTCaaccttcacacaacaagatGTAAATGAAGCGAAGATATCGTTTGTGCATAAACAAGACCCGGACGGATACATATACTATAATGTGACAGATGGAGAGTTTGTTGTGTCTGGCAATTTCTCGTTTGAATCCGATCCTCTCATACTGTTTTGTGATGTGAAACCGTGGACCACCGTGTCAGTATCACGACTGGGAAGTGTGGTGTTGTCTTTTGACAATGTAAATTGTGTAACTAACGATCAAGAACCTCGTGAAATATTCTACCACATTCTATCGGAATTGCAATACGGAGAATTTTTGGTGAACAACGAAAGAGTGATGTCCTTCTCTAAGAGGGAAGTTGATAACGGTGTTGTATCCTATAGGCACACAGAGGAGGATAGATGGGAAGCTATTGAGACTGTGAGGTTAGAAATTGAAACAGACTTTGACACAACAGTTAGAAAGGACCTCAGTATTAACATCGATTTGCCCCAGGTGGAGGAGGGTAGACCTGCCATCAATACCGGGGCTACTGTAATTGAAGGGAACACCATCTGTTTGAGTCTATCCTCCCTAGATGCTAGGAATGTTCGTTACCAAGCATGGAAGAATGCCGGCAATGGTCGACCAGATCTCAATGATACGAATATTCGATTTAGTCTGATGCAAACTCCGTCACACGGAAGTCTGGTggtcaacggaagtctggtgGTCAACGACAAACCTATTTCTGAATCATATTTTTCACATAGTGATCTGGCTAGTGGCAATGTGTGCTACAGTCACGATAATTCTGAAACTCTGTCGGATTCATTTGGATTTAGTCTCACAGTCGTGGGTTTCCAACAACAATACAATGTTGAGGACACCTTCAGTATTACCATAATATCGGTCAATGACGTTCCTCCTGTGCTAGCCACCATCCAGCCCAGGATGGAACTAGTAGTCGGATTCGTACACACTCTCACAACACATATCCTGGAGATTACTGATGAAGATAGCTCAGCGGAAGATATTGAGATTGTTATCAGATCTCTGCCGAAAGATGGTGTAATTTTTCAAATCTTACTCAAAGATGTAGTATTGAATGTGGGCGAAAATTTCACTCAGGCGAATGTAAATgctggtcatgtgacactAAAAGGATTGTCAATGGGAACATTTTTATTCTCTTTCTATTTCACTGATAATATTGTCCCACCGACCCAGCCCACCCCCCACCAGTTTAATGTCAGTGTtgtaccacacacactcaatatTATGGGCACGAAGCGTGTGATTTTACAACAAAACGAACAGAAAGTGAAAATCACTAAAGAGTTTCTATACTCCGACACAAACGGGGACAATGGAGCCACAGTTTACAGTATAGTTACTCACCCCACGGTTGGTATTGTATATAATCAAACCACCCCCCATTCTAAAGATATTCATAGGACGGACAGATTCACTCAAGAAGATATTGACAACGAGAGAGTGTGGTATATCCCCAACCCTGACTCTCGGGAACACAGCGATTCGTTTGTCGTGACTCTTAGCAACAAAGACGAGTACGTTCCCAACGAAACGGTCTCAGTGCACGTCCTTGTGTGGGGTGAAGTGAAGAGCGGCACATTTGTTGATTTCACGGATATTGAAAGTGAATACTCCTTCCAATTGCCTGAGGACATTTTTACACTTACTCAACCAGACATTCGTCAACCTATTCGTCAGATCGACCCTCCGAAATACGGCCACCTGGAACTAAGATTCCGAGATTCCAAGAGGGCAGCTGGGAACGAGAAAAATGCCTTCTCCTTCCATTATGATGATCTTCACCGCGGCTGGGTATTTTATGTGTGGGATTACGACCAACCACTGTCAGCGTCTGAAATGGAGGACAATGTTATGAAGGACAATTTTACACTTCTGGTTGAGGCCACTGGTTTTAGGCCTGGAGAAGCCTTTATTGAACTGAGTATTGTCCCCCCGTTTATTGCTACACCACCCCCTATGATTGATAGCACTCGTGTCTCCGTCATTCCAGATGTATCaacaccaacaactacagaaTTGGAACCTGAATCAGGATTCCCAGTGTTCACTCTGGTTCCAATCATCGGAGTTGTCCTATTGCTACTGCTCATCATAGTAATCATCATTGGATTTTGTCTTACTCAACAGAAAAGAATTCGTAAGAAGCTCCATCTTGACATAGCCACTCCCACTCACCGTCCTAACGAGGTTCTCTCCATCAGTCCCTCACCCACAAGACACGCGCATCAGTTCAACTTTGAACCTGACAGTGAAGACGAGCGTTCTCTTTCGTCTGGGTTCTCAGAAGATGCGGAACTGCCTCCACTGAGAAGTCCGATAcgaagccccacccactcccaCGCATTCTCGTACAGCCAGCCCTACTCAGTCCCTAGTCCCACGTACACAGCACATCGGCCTCTCCCTTTAATGGCCCATCGTCCTAGGGTTCTCAGTAACGTTTCAATTACTCTATCAGGACGTCAATCTGCCATGTCAGAAATCAGCGTCAACGAATCAAATCACTCCTATTCTCGCTCCCTAcccagaccaccccctctcaACATTGCCATGCCCGTACCTGTACGTCCTGCCTCTCAAGTGGCGTACAGTGCTGTTAATGCCGAGTCTGGCTACAGCACTCGTACTCATACGAATGATAATTCAAGACACCAGAGCCGTTCCAGCGTCCTGTACGAGGAAGGGGAGGAGCTAACTGGTGGGGAATTTCCTTCAGCCCTTGAGGATCATGTGATCACTGTCAAAGGTCATATAACTAATGACAGGGATCATGTGACTACTGTTTGTGTACCTGATGAAGACATGGAGGTGGACGAAGGTCAGGGAGTTAATGAACTGTTGGATCTAAATCTAAATGATCCGAATGTGCAGCAACTGTTTCGGTCCACACATCCTGTCCTCAAGAAACAAGAATACTGGTTTTGA